A single Elaeis guineensis isolate ETL-2024a chromosome 15, EG11, whole genome shotgun sequence DNA region contains:
- the LOC105058235 gene encoding uncharacterized protein isoform X1, with the protein MPGFGLGVGAEELAGEERREGRKKRSEQRHLRAGGRRRAVESPDSVIFRSSDHHSAGNGNASVRSAGSHLSSASGSAAYRCSFGSDQDAAFSQLSVLHLAGRERSGGAGPDPEPEKGASLPFPSPDILTAQSHKEDQRKLSSFSGFTDLEEDSVQSGEEEEEEEQEEEESPDPPQHSFSHALTECKNRRFRSEAGPFPGSKPRRRRPASLDLGNSQGTDAAALSPRFLVGGLGGGMKKSSTSSSRSRSGTFPSPGTPNFRQGVGPAGYQKGWSSERVALPVNSSRRYGGSGVLLPFNNGRTLPSKWEDAEKWILSPVSGDGIGRPSVPPPHHRRPKSKSGPLGNPGNAHRVYSSASPLVPCFDTGRAGNFVASSPFLAGVLIPERGCCGSGNDGRGYGGGGGFGGGGGSSYSTNTEPYIVRCASTQGWVDTLMESSSSLPSSHGITQGLDVKLESTREAATMISPVFLRKDVATQMSPEGSTSTSPKKRHFFSPSLQSAHPIQELESHLSKLEVRDVQVDDRVTVTRWSKKHIARGSDKRSTNIIEWKKKKTAEAKSWEVADTGKSISKYKREEAKITAWENLQKAKAEAAIRKLEMKLEKKRSSSMEKILNKLRSAQRKAQEMRSAATASQASHIVRPTKRVSYFPKTGQISSLSGCFTCHAF; encoded by the exons ATGCCGGGATTCGGGTTAGGAGTTGGAGCGGAGGAATTGGcaggagaggagaggagggaggggaggaagaagaggtcGGAGCAGCGGCATTTGAGAGCGGGAGGGAGGAGGAGAGCTGTGGAGAGTCCCGATTCCGTGATCTTCCGCTCCTCCGATCACCATTCCGCCGGCAATGGCAACGCCAGCGTCCGTAGTGCCGGCAGCCACTTATCCTCCGCCTCCGGCAGCGCCGCCTACCGCTGCTCCTTTGGATCCGATCAGGACGCAGCCTTTTCCCAGCTTTCGGTCTTg CATTTGGCGGGACGCGAGCGCTCCGGTGGCGCTGGGCCAGATCCAGAACCTGAGAAAGGTGCCTCCTTGCCTTTCCCTTCCCCTGATATCCTCACCGCCCAATCCCACAAAG AGGACCAGCGAAAGCTCTCAAGCTTTTCAGGTTTCACGGACCTAGAGGAGGACTCAGTACAgtcaggagaagaagaagaagaagaagagcaggagGAAGAAGAAAGCCCAGACCCACCACAGCATTCTTTCTCTCACGCCCTCACAG AATGCAAGAACCGTCGGTTCAGATCTGAAGCCGGCCCTTTCCCCGGAAGCAAGCCCCGGAGGCGTAGACCCGCCTCCCTTGACCTCGGTAATAGCCAGGGGACCGATGCGGCTGCCCTATCCCCAAGGTTCTTAGTTGGTGGTTTGGGTGGAGGCATGAAGAAGAGCTCCACCTCCTCGTCCCGCAGCAGATCGGGCACATTCCCTAGCCCTGGGACGCCGAACTTTCGGCAAGGTGTTGGGCCTGCAGGCTACCAGAAGGGATGGAGCTCCGAGCGGGTGGCACTGCCGGTGAACAGCAGCCGGAGGTACGGGGGCAGTGGTGTTTTGCTGCCATTCAACAATGGGAGGACATTGCCGTCGAAATGGGAGGATGCAGAGAAGTGGATCTTGAGCCCTGTTTCAGGTGATGGGATTGGGAGGCCGTCGGTGCCACCACCTCATCATCGACGGCCCAAGTCGAAAAGTGGACCGCTCGGAAATCCCGGCAATGCTCATAGGGTCTACTCTTCAGCCTCACCATTGGTGCCCTGCTTCGACACTGGGAGGGCTGGAAATTTTGTGGCAAGCTCGCCTTTTCTGGCAGGAGTTCTGATTCCAGAACGCGGGTGTTGCGGTAGTGGCAATGATGGAAGAGgttacggaggaggaggaggttttgGTGGTGGGGGAGGGAGTTCTTATTCTACCAATACAGAGCCTTATATAGTGCGATGTGCGAGCACACAAGGGTGGGTGGATACACTGATGGAGTCATCTTCCTCGTTACCCAGCTCTCATGGCATTACACAAGGTTTGG ATGTGAAACTTGAAAGCACCAGAGAAGCAGCCACCATGATTTCTCCTGTATTTTTGAGGAAGGACGTCGCGACTCAAATGAGCCCTGAAGGAAGTACCTCCACTTCTCCAAAGAAGAGGCATTTCTTTTCCCCATCTCTGCAATCTGCCCATCCCATTCAAGAGCTGGAAAgccatctatcaaagttggagGTAAGAGATGTACAGGTAGATGATCGAGTAACTGTCACTAGGTGGTCCAAGAAACACATAGCCCGTGGCTCTGATAAGCGTTCAACAAACATCATagaatggaagaagaagaagacagcagAGGCTAAGTCCTGGGAAGTTGCAGATACAGGAAAATCCATATCAAA GTACAAGAGAGAGGAAGCTAAGATCACAGCATGGGAGAATTTGCAGAAAGCAAAAGCTGAGGCAGCGATCAGGAAACTGGAG ATGAAACTAGAAAAGAAGAGATCTTCGTCAATGGAGAAGATTTTGAACAAGCTTAGATCAGCTCAGAGAAAAGCACAAGAGATGCGGAGTGCAGCGACTGCGAGCCAAGCAAGCCACATAGTGAGGCCTACAAAGAGGGTCTCGTACTTCCCCAAAACTGGCCAAATAAGTTCATTGAGTGGATGCTTCACCTGTCATGCCTTCTAG
- the LOC105058235 gene encoding uncharacterized protein isoform X3 encodes MPGFGLGVGAEELAGEERREGRKKRSEQRHLRAGGRRRAVESPDSVIFRSSDHHSAGNGNASVRSAGSHLSSASGSAAYRCSFGSDQDAAFSQLSHLAGRERSGGAGPDPEPEKGASLPFPSPDILTAQSHKEDQRKLSSFSGFTDLEEDSVQSGEEEEEEEQEEEESPDPPQHSFSHALTECKNRRFRSEAGPFPGSKPRRRRPASLDLGNSQGTDAAALSPRFLVGGLGGGMKKSSTSSSRSRSGTFPSPGTPNFRQGVGPAGYQKGWSSERVALPVNSSRRYGGSGVLLPFNNGRTLPSKWEDAEKWILSPVSGDGIGRPSVPPPHHRRPKSKSGPLGNPGNAHRVYSSASPLVPCFDTGRAGNFVASSPFLAGVLIPERGCCGSGNDGRGYGGGGGFGGGGGSSYSTNTEPYIVRCASTQGWVDTLMESSSSLPSSHGITQGLDVKLESTREAATMISPVFLRKDVATQMSPEGSTSTSPKKRHFFSPSLQSAHPIQELESHLSKLEVRDVQVDDRVTVTRWSKKHIARGSDKRSTNIIEWKKKKTAEAKSWEVADTGKSISKYKREEAKITAWENLQKAKAEAAIRKLEMKLEKKRSSSMEKILNKLRSAQRKAQEMRSAATASQASHIVRPTKRVSYFPKTGQISSLSGCFTCHAF; translated from the exons ATGCCGGGATTCGGGTTAGGAGTTGGAGCGGAGGAATTGGcaggagaggagaggagggaggggaggaagaagaggtcGGAGCAGCGGCATTTGAGAGCGGGAGGGAGGAGGAGAGCTGTGGAGAGTCCCGATTCCGTGATCTTCCGCTCCTCCGATCACCATTCCGCCGGCAATGGCAACGCCAGCGTCCGTAGTGCCGGCAGCCACTTATCCTCCGCCTCCGGCAGCGCCGCCTACCGCTGCTCCTTTGGATCCGATCAGGACGCAGCCTTTTCCCAGCTTTCG CATTTGGCGGGACGCGAGCGCTCCGGTGGCGCTGGGCCAGATCCAGAACCTGAGAAAGGTGCCTCCTTGCCTTTCCCTTCCCCTGATATCCTCACCGCCCAATCCCACAAAG AGGACCAGCGAAAGCTCTCAAGCTTTTCAGGTTTCACGGACCTAGAGGAGGACTCAGTACAgtcaggagaagaagaagaagaagaagagcaggagGAAGAAGAAAGCCCAGACCCACCACAGCATTCTTTCTCTCACGCCCTCACAG AATGCAAGAACCGTCGGTTCAGATCTGAAGCCGGCCCTTTCCCCGGAAGCAAGCCCCGGAGGCGTAGACCCGCCTCCCTTGACCTCGGTAATAGCCAGGGGACCGATGCGGCTGCCCTATCCCCAAGGTTCTTAGTTGGTGGTTTGGGTGGAGGCATGAAGAAGAGCTCCACCTCCTCGTCCCGCAGCAGATCGGGCACATTCCCTAGCCCTGGGACGCCGAACTTTCGGCAAGGTGTTGGGCCTGCAGGCTACCAGAAGGGATGGAGCTCCGAGCGGGTGGCACTGCCGGTGAACAGCAGCCGGAGGTACGGGGGCAGTGGTGTTTTGCTGCCATTCAACAATGGGAGGACATTGCCGTCGAAATGGGAGGATGCAGAGAAGTGGATCTTGAGCCCTGTTTCAGGTGATGGGATTGGGAGGCCGTCGGTGCCACCACCTCATCATCGACGGCCCAAGTCGAAAAGTGGACCGCTCGGAAATCCCGGCAATGCTCATAGGGTCTACTCTTCAGCCTCACCATTGGTGCCCTGCTTCGACACTGGGAGGGCTGGAAATTTTGTGGCAAGCTCGCCTTTTCTGGCAGGAGTTCTGATTCCAGAACGCGGGTGTTGCGGTAGTGGCAATGATGGAAGAGgttacggaggaggaggaggttttgGTGGTGGGGGAGGGAGTTCTTATTCTACCAATACAGAGCCTTATATAGTGCGATGTGCGAGCACACAAGGGTGGGTGGATACACTGATGGAGTCATCTTCCTCGTTACCCAGCTCTCATGGCATTACACAAGGTTTGG ATGTGAAACTTGAAAGCACCAGAGAAGCAGCCACCATGATTTCTCCTGTATTTTTGAGGAAGGACGTCGCGACTCAAATGAGCCCTGAAGGAAGTACCTCCACTTCTCCAAAGAAGAGGCATTTCTTTTCCCCATCTCTGCAATCTGCCCATCCCATTCAAGAGCTGGAAAgccatctatcaaagttggagGTAAGAGATGTACAGGTAGATGATCGAGTAACTGTCACTAGGTGGTCCAAGAAACACATAGCCCGTGGCTCTGATAAGCGTTCAACAAACATCATagaatggaagaagaagaagacagcagAGGCTAAGTCCTGGGAAGTTGCAGATACAGGAAAATCCATATCAAA GTACAAGAGAGAGGAAGCTAAGATCACAGCATGGGAGAATTTGCAGAAAGCAAAAGCTGAGGCAGCGATCAGGAAACTGGAG ATGAAACTAGAAAAGAAGAGATCTTCGTCAATGGAGAAGATTTTGAACAAGCTTAGATCAGCTCAGAGAAAAGCACAAGAGATGCGGAGTGCAGCGACTGCGAGCCAAGCAAGCCACATAGTGAGGCCTACAAAGAGGGTCTCGTACTTCCCCAAAACTGGCCAAATAAGTTCATTGAGTGGATGCTTCACCTGTCATGCCTTCTAG
- the LOC105058235 gene encoding uncharacterized protein isoform X2, with protein sequence MPGFGLGVGAEELAGEERREGRKKRSEQRHLRAGGRRRAVESPDSVIFRSSDHHSAGNGNASVRSAGSHLSSASGSAAYRCSFGSDQDAAFSQLSVLHLAGRERSGGAGPDPEPEKGASLPFPSPDILTAQSHKEDQRKLSSFSGFTDLEEDSVQSGEEEEEEEQEEEESPDPPQHSFSHALTECKNRRFRSEAGPFPGSKPRRRRPASLDLGNSQGTDAAALSPRFLVGGLGGGMKKSSTSSSRSRSGTFPSPGTPNFRQGVGPAGYQKGWSSERVALPVNSSRRYGGSGVLLPFNNGRTLPSKWEDAEKWILSPVSGDGIGRPSVPPPHHRRPKSKSGPLGNPGNAHRVYSSASPLVPCFDTGRAGNFVASSPFLAGVLIPERGCCGSGNDGRGYGGGGGFGGGGGSSYSTNTEPYIVRCASTQGWVDTLMESSSSLPSSHGITQDVKLESTREAATMISPVFLRKDVATQMSPEGSTSTSPKKRHFFSPSLQSAHPIQELESHLSKLEVRDVQVDDRVTVTRWSKKHIARGSDKRSTNIIEWKKKKTAEAKSWEVADTGKSISKYKREEAKITAWENLQKAKAEAAIRKLEMKLEKKRSSSMEKILNKLRSAQRKAQEMRSAATASQASHIVRPTKRVSYFPKTGQISSLSGCFTCHAF encoded by the exons ATGCCGGGATTCGGGTTAGGAGTTGGAGCGGAGGAATTGGcaggagaggagaggagggaggggaggaagaagaggtcGGAGCAGCGGCATTTGAGAGCGGGAGGGAGGAGGAGAGCTGTGGAGAGTCCCGATTCCGTGATCTTCCGCTCCTCCGATCACCATTCCGCCGGCAATGGCAACGCCAGCGTCCGTAGTGCCGGCAGCCACTTATCCTCCGCCTCCGGCAGCGCCGCCTACCGCTGCTCCTTTGGATCCGATCAGGACGCAGCCTTTTCCCAGCTTTCGGTCTTg CATTTGGCGGGACGCGAGCGCTCCGGTGGCGCTGGGCCAGATCCAGAACCTGAGAAAGGTGCCTCCTTGCCTTTCCCTTCCCCTGATATCCTCACCGCCCAATCCCACAAAG AGGACCAGCGAAAGCTCTCAAGCTTTTCAGGTTTCACGGACCTAGAGGAGGACTCAGTACAgtcaggagaagaagaagaagaagaagagcaggagGAAGAAGAAAGCCCAGACCCACCACAGCATTCTTTCTCTCACGCCCTCACAG AATGCAAGAACCGTCGGTTCAGATCTGAAGCCGGCCCTTTCCCCGGAAGCAAGCCCCGGAGGCGTAGACCCGCCTCCCTTGACCTCGGTAATAGCCAGGGGACCGATGCGGCTGCCCTATCCCCAAGGTTCTTAGTTGGTGGTTTGGGTGGAGGCATGAAGAAGAGCTCCACCTCCTCGTCCCGCAGCAGATCGGGCACATTCCCTAGCCCTGGGACGCCGAACTTTCGGCAAGGTGTTGGGCCTGCAGGCTACCAGAAGGGATGGAGCTCCGAGCGGGTGGCACTGCCGGTGAACAGCAGCCGGAGGTACGGGGGCAGTGGTGTTTTGCTGCCATTCAACAATGGGAGGACATTGCCGTCGAAATGGGAGGATGCAGAGAAGTGGATCTTGAGCCCTGTTTCAGGTGATGGGATTGGGAGGCCGTCGGTGCCACCACCTCATCATCGACGGCCCAAGTCGAAAAGTGGACCGCTCGGAAATCCCGGCAATGCTCATAGGGTCTACTCTTCAGCCTCACCATTGGTGCCCTGCTTCGACACTGGGAGGGCTGGAAATTTTGTGGCAAGCTCGCCTTTTCTGGCAGGAGTTCTGATTCCAGAACGCGGGTGTTGCGGTAGTGGCAATGATGGAAGAGgttacggaggaggaggaggttttgGTGGTGGGGGAGGGAGTTCTTATTCTACCAATACAGAGCCTTATATAGTGCGATGTGCGAGCACACAAGGGTGGGTGGATACACTGATGGAGTCATCTTCCTCGTTACCCAGCTCTCATGGCATTACACAAG ATGTGAAACTTGAAAGCACCAGAGAAGCAGCCACCATGATTTCTCCTGTATTTTTGAGGAAGGACGTCGCGACTCAAATGAGCCCTGAAGGAAGTACCTCCACTTCTCCAAAGAAGAGGCATTTCTTTTCCCCATCTCTGCAATCTGCCCATCCCATTCAAGAGCTGGAAAgccatctatcaaagttggagGTAAGAGATGTACAGGTAGATGATCGAGTAACTGTCACTAGGTGGTCCAAGAAACACATAGCCCGTGGCTCTGATAAGCGTTCAACAAACATCATagaatggaagaagaagaagacagcagAGGCTAAGTCCTGGGAAGTTGCAGATACAGGAAAATCCATATCAAA GTACAAGAGAGAGGAAGCTAAGATCACAGCATGGGAGAATTTGCAGAAAGCAAAAGCTGAGGCAGCGATCAGGAAACTGGAG ATGAAACTAGAAAAGAAGAGATCTTCGTCAATGGAGAAGATTTTGAACAAGCTTAGATCAGCTCAGAGAAAAGCACAAGAGATGCGGAGTGCAGCGACTGCGAGCCAAGCAAGCCACATAGTGAGGCCTACAAAGAGGGTCTCGTACTTCCCCAAAACTGGCCAAATAAGTTCATTGAGTGGATGCTTCACCTGTCATGCCTTCTAG